The following nucleotide sequence is from Acidovorax radicis.
TGTCACCTGGTCGCGCAGTGCGCTCGCCGCGCCACATGGTGTCTGGCTGGCCATGAAGGGCAAACACCCCGAGGACGAAATCGCGGCGCTGCCCGCCGATGTGGCGGTGTTTCACGTGGAACAGCTCACCGTGCCGGGCCTGGATGCGGAGCGCTGCATCATCTGGATGAAGCCCGCCTGACCATCTTGGCCGCCGGGCGCTGACTTTTCAGCGGCCGGGGCAGGGTGGTCGCGTAAACTCGGCTCCTCACTTCGGGTGCATCCATTCTGTGCACCCATCCAGCACACCGGGAGAGATCATGTTAGGCATCGCAGACTACGGCGCCTTTGTCGCCGCCATTGTGTTGTTCCTGCTCATTCCAGGCCCCGGCAATCTGGCGCTCATCACCTCCACCAGCAAGGGCGGCATTCGCGGCGGCATGGCGGCCACCATGGGCGTGATTGCGGGCGACCAGGTGCTGATGTGGGCGGCAGTGGCCGGTGTGGCTGCGTTGCTGGCCACCTACCCGACGGCCTTCCATTCGGTGCAGTGGCTGGGCGCGACCTACCTGGCCTGGCTGGGCTTCAAGATGCTCATCGCCAAGCCAGGGGCACAACCCATTCTCAACATCCAGCCGCGCCACTATTTCAAGCAGGCGGGGCTCATCACCTTGCTCAACCCCAAGGCCATCGTGTTTTACATGGCTTTCTTCCCGCTGTTTGTGGACCCGGCGCGGCACCAGGGCATGCTGACCTTTGGTGTGATGGCAGCGACGGTGGCGGTGCTGACGTTTTTCTACGGCCTGACCGCCGTGCTGCTCACGCACCACCTGGCCGAGCGCATGCGCGCCAACCCGCGCATCGGCCGCGCGCTGGAGAAAGTGGCCGGCATCTTTCTGATCGGCTTTGGCATCAAGCTGGCCATTTCCAAATAAAACAACAACGACAACCACACGGACTGCACATTCCCCATGGCCAAAATTTTCTGCGTTGCCAACCAAAAGGGTGGCGTCGGCAAGACGACCACCACCGTCAACCTCGCCGCCGGCCTGGCCAAGATCGGCCAGCGCGTGCTGATGGTGGACCTGGACCCGCAGGGCAACGCCACCATGGGCTCGGGCGTGGACAAGCGCAGCCTTGACCTCACGGTGTACGACGTGCTGCTCGAATCCGCCTCGGTCAAAGAGGCGGCCGTGCTGTCGGACAAATGTGGCTATTGGGTGCTGGGCGCCAACCGCGAACTGGCGGGCGCCGAGGTGGAACTGGTGGCATTGGAGCACCGCGAAAAACGCCTGAAGGCCGCGCTGGCCGAGGCCGATGGCGACTATGACTTTGTGCTCATCGACTGCCCGCCGTCTTTAAGCATGCTCACCCTCAACGGCCTGTGCAGCGCGCACGGCGTGATCGTGCCCATGCAGTGCGAATACTTCGCGCTCGAAGGCCTGACCGACCTGGTCAACACCATCAAGCAGGTGCACGCCAACCTCAACGCCGACCTGCAGATCATCGGCCTGCTGCGCGTGATGTTCGACCCGCGCATCACCCTGCAGCAACAGGTCAGCGACCAGCTCAAGGGCCACTTTGGCGAGAAGGTGTTCAACAGCGTGATCCCCCGCAACGTCCGCCTGGCCGAGGCGCCCAGCTACGGGCTGCCCGGTGTGGTGTTCGACCCGGCCGCCAAGGGCAGCCAGGCCTTTGTGGAGTTTGCGCAAGAAATGGTCGAGCGCGTGCAGAACATGCCTGCAGCGACAACTTCTATAGCCAAAACGGCACCTGACGCTTGATGGGTAAGCGCTAGTAGCTATCAAATTAGTAGTAATGAAAGCCGCCAACATCCTGCTGCTGCCCGGCTGGCAGAACTCCGGGCCCGACCACTGGCAAAGCCGCTGGGAGGCTGCGCACGGCTACCAGCGC
It contains:
- a CDS encoding LysE family transporter, with translation MLGIADYGAFVAAIVLFLLIPGPGNLALITSTSKGGIRGGMAATMGVIAGDQVLMWAAVAGVAALLATYPTAFHSVQWLGATYLAWLGFKMLIAKPGAQPILNIQPRHYFKQAGLITLLNPKAIVFYMAFFPLFVDPARHQGMLTFGVMAATVAVLTFFYGLTAVLLTHHLAERMRANPRIGRALEKVAGIFLIGFGIKLAISK
- a CDS encoding ParA family protein; translated protein: MAKIFCVANQKGGVGKTTTTVNLAAGLAKIGQRVLMVDLDPQGNATMGSGVDKRSLDLTVYDVLLESASVKEAAVLSDKCGYWVLGANRELAGAEVELVALEHREKRLKAALAEADGDYDFVLIDCPPSLSMLTLNGLCSAHGVIVPMQCEYFALEGLTDLVNTIKQVHANLNADLQIIGLLRVMFDPRITLQQQVSDQLKGHFGEKVFNSVIPRNVRLAEAPSYGLPGVVFDPAAKGSQAFVEFAQEMVERVQNMPAATTSIAKTAPDA